A window of the Hevea brasiliensis isolate MT/VB/25A 57/8 chromosome 6, ASM3005281v1, whole genome shotgun sequence genome harbors these coding sequences:
- the LOC110666628 gene encoding (R,S)-reticuline 7-O-methyltransferase-like: protein MERPEAADPEGMLRGQAAIWECIFGFVGGMALKCVVELGIPDIISSHGRPLSLSSIAKIINLPSLDTDRLSRVMTLLVHRQIFTSNNPASPEGEHNATTLYGLTNSSKLLLSDSKTSLAPMLLFQNHTWMLSSWHHLSDIVKEGGSGFTKSHGLEFFDFASANPVFNTLLNEAMEGASKIIVEAVKASYKDGFNGLGSLLDVGGGTGAMVGEIVKAHPHIKGINFDLPHVVATAPEYEGVTHVAGDMFTSIPPADAILLKWILHDWNDEDCMKILKNCREALPKTGKLIIVDAVLNSQGNELFDYMRLVFDLAMMVHVQGKERSEAEWKILLEEGGFASYKIIKIPTLASIIEAHPHHAC, encoded by the exons ATGGAAAGACCAGAAGCAGCAGATCCAGAGGGAATGCTCAGAGGTCAAGCGGCAATATGGGAGTGCATTTTTGGCTTCGTGGGCGGCATGGCACTCAAGTGTGTAGTTGAGCTAGGCATTCCCGATATAATAAGCTCTCATGGGCGTCCTCTCTCCTTGTCTTCCATTGCTAAAATCATCAACCTTCCTTCCCTGGATACTGATCGCCTATCACGGGTCATGACACTGTTAGTTCACAGACAAATCTTCACTTCAAATAATCCTGCAAGCCCAGAAGGGGAGCACAATGCTACTACTCTCTATGGCCTCACCAACTCCTCCAAATTGCTTCTCAGTGATTCGAAGACGAGTCTTGCACCCATGTTGCTGTTTCAGAACCATACATGGATGCTATCAAGTTGGCATCACCTTAGTGATATTGTGAAGGAAGGTGGTAGTGGGTTCACTAAATCTCATGGTTTAGAGTTCTTTGATTTTGCATCAGCCAATCCTGTATTCAACACCTTACTTAACGAGGCTATGGAAGGCGCATCAAAAATCATTGTGGAAGCAGTGAAAGCCAGCTATAAAGATGGGTTCAATGGACTAGGATCGCTTCTGGACGTTGGGGGCGGGACTGGTGCCATGGTGGGTGAGATTGTGAAGGCACATCCCCATATAAAAGGAATCAACTTCGATCTTCCACATGTGGTGGCTACGGCACCAGAGTATGAGGGCGTCACACATGTTGCCGGCGATATGTTTACAAGCATTCCTCCAGCTGATGCCATTCTCTTGAAG TGGATATTGCACGATTGGAATGACGAAGATTGCATGAAAATCTTGAAAAATTGTCGAGAAGCATTGCCAAAAACTGGAAAGCTTATAATCGTGGATGCAGTTTTAAATTCACAAGGAAATGAATTGTTTGACTATATGCGATTGGTGTTTGATCTGGCAATGATGGTTCATGTCCAAGGAAAGGAAAGGAGTGAAGCAGAATGGAAAATATTGTTAGAGGAAGGAGGTTTTGCCAGCTACAAGATTATCAAAATTCCAACACTTGCATCAATCATCGAGGCTCATCCCCATCATGCATGCTAG